Genomic DNA from Amycolatopsis alba DSM 44262:
CGGCCGTGCGCCCGACTGCAATTACGACCTCGCGCTGATCCGGTGGAGCTGCCAAACCCTGCTCGACGCCGCGAAGACCCTGCGGGTCGACGATCCGCAGGCGCTGAGGTGGCGTGAGGTGCTCGACAAGCTCGTCGCCTTCCCCGTCGACGAGAACGGCCTGATGGTCGGCACCGGCGTCCCGTTCGCCAAGTCACATCGCCACTACTCGCACATCCTCGCGGCTTATCCGCTGTATCTGCTGAACGTGGACGACCCCGCGCAGACGGAGCTGATCTCGAAGTCGCTGGCGCACTGGATCAGCTTCGAGGGCGCCCTGCGCGGGTTCAGTTTCACCGGCGCCGCTTCGCTTTCGGCGGCGCTGGAACGCGGGGACGACGCGCTGAAGCATCTGCGCGCGTTCGTCACGCGGTTCGCGCAGCCCAACACCATGTACTACGAAGCGGGCCCGGTCATCGAAACGCCGTTGTCCGCGGCGCAGTCGATCCACGACATGCTCTGCCAGAGCTGGGGCGACACGATCCGGATCTTCCCCGCCGTACCTGACGGCTGGCGCGACGTCACTCTGCACGACTTCCGCACGCAGGGCGCGTTCCTGGTCAGCGCAGTGCGCAGGGCCGGTGTCACGAAGTTCGTCCGCGTCCTGAGCCTGGCGGGCGAGCCGCTGAAACTCAGGCCGTCCATCCCCGGACGGCTGGAGGTCGAAGGCGCGCGGTCCTGGCGGCAGCGTCCCGACGGCACGGTGACCATCGACCTCGTGCGGGGCCGCGAAGTGCTGATCCACGCGCGGGGGAGGCGTCCGGACACGACGATCGCGCCGGTGCCGGTCGGCGAGCCCGCGGCGGCGTGGGGGCTTCCCGCGCTGCCGCCCGCCGGTGACCTGGTCCCGGTCGATCTCGCCGCGGTGCTGAACTCCGACGGCGTGACCAGTGAGTTCTACCTCGGTGACGGCGATTTCGACGGTTCGGGCAACACCTATCCCGCCGCCCAGCTGCCCCAGACCGGACAGGTCGCCGACGACGGTGTCCCGTTCCTGTTCGTCAACGGCAGCGAGGGCACGCCGAACAACGTCGTCGGCGCGACGATCCCGTTGCCCGCCGGGAAGTACGCCACCCTGCACCTGCTCGGCGCCGCCGACACCGGCAACGTCGTGACCACGCTGAAGGTGTCCTATGTGGATGGATCGGCGGACGTCCCCCTGCGGCTCACCGGCTGGCGCGCGGCGGCGGCGTTCGGCGAGAGCGAGGCCGTCACCACGAACCAGCTGCACTCACGGTCCGGGATCCAGCCCGTGAAGCTTGCGATCTTCCACCAGCGGATCCCGCTCGACCCGGCGCGCGAGGTCGTGTCGGTCACGCTCCCCGCCGCCACCCCGAGGCCGCACGTCTTCGCGGTCACCCTGGAGAAGGGAAAGTAGCCATGGAGAACTTCGACCGCCGGAAGGCGCTCATCCTGGGAGCGGGCGTGCTCGGCGCGGCCGCGCTCGGGACCGGGACCGCGCACGCGGCCACCTGGACACCGCGATGGAGCCCGGACCCGGCGAAGGACGGCCTGCGCGCGTTCGAGGGCCTGGAGGACGACCGCGCCGGATCGCATCCCGGCGTGAAGCACATCTACCCCGAAGGCGACCACTGGCGCTTCGACATGCACACGCGGGATGTCGACACATCGACAGATCGGCAGCGCAACGAGGCGAAGGGGATGCGCGACGGCGACAAGACGTACAAGATCCTGAAGGACGAGACCTGGCGGATCTCCTACCAGGCGTTTTGGCCCACCGAACTGACCGCGACGACGGCGTTCACCCACCTGTTCCAGATGAAGGTCCCCGACGTCGGGCCTCCGCAGTGGACCCTCACGCCGCGCCAGAAGGGCGGCAAAGGGGTGCTGACCATCGCCGGTGACTCGGGCGCGGAAGCCGACCTCGCCGACTACGCGCCGCTCCAGAACAAGTGGATCGACGTGTCCTGGGAGTTCAAGGCCTCCCACAATGGCTACTTGCACTGCGTGCTCAAGGACGGTTCCCGGACCGTCGCCGACGTCCGGAAGGCCGCGGATCTGTGGCGGGACGTGAACTACCTGCGGCCGAAATGGGGCGTCTACCGCAGCCTGAACTCGTCCGGCCTGAAGAACTGCCACCAGAACATCCGCGGCCTGATGTCCTCGCAGCTGGTCTGAGGTCACCGACGGTGGCGACGGCGTCCCCGGTGACAGGGCGTCGGTCGTCGCCTCGGCACGCCCGCGCAGGGGTCCTGAACAGGGCGTGAACGCCCTCGTCGCCCGGCTCGAACGGGGGAAGGGGACCGTCCCGCGACTGCTCCGTTGTGATCACCGTAAGTACTCCATTCGTCGCGCTTACGACTCATGAGTAAACGTTTGTGTTACGTAGCGTGCCTTTCCTATGGCAGCAAAGCGGCCGTTAGGTACCGTCTCTCGGTCGAACCCGGCAGCGTCGCCGGGTCGCTTTCTTCGGACCATCCGCTGGATCAGCGGGGAGGGAGACACACGTTGCGTCGCATGCGTGGAACCGCGCTGGCCGCCGCCGCCATGGCCGGTGCATTGGTACTGGCCGGGTGCGCGAAGGATTCAGGTGCGGGGAACAACAACAACGCGAGCACTGGGGACCAGTCCGCCAGCTGCGTGACGGCGCCGAAGCCGCCCGCCGCGGCGGCCGCCACGACCAGCTCCGCGCAGGCCGGTGAGAAGGTCGACGGCAGCAAGCTCAAGGTCGCGCTGGCCTTCGACGTCGGCGGCCGTGGCGACGCGTCGTTCAACGACTCCGCCGCCGCCGGTACCGACAAGGCCAAGACCGAGCTCGGCGTCACCGCGGTCACCGAAAGCACCGCCGCCGCGACCGAGGACGAGGCCGCCAAGTCGCAGCGTCTCGACCAGCTCGCGTCGCAGGGCTTCAGCCCGGTCATCGCGGTCGGCTTCGCCTACGCCAAGGCCGTCGGCGCCATCGCGCCGAAGTACCCGAACACCCAGTTCGCGATCGTCGACGACGACTCCGTCAAGGCGCCGAACGTCACCCCGCTGGTCTTCGCCGAGGAGCAGGGCTCGTTCCTGGCCGGTGTCGCCGCCGCGTACAAGTCGAAGAAGTGCCACGTCGGCTTCGTCGGCGGCGTGAACACGCCGCTGATCCAGAAGTTCGAGGCCGGCTTCCTGCAGGGTGTGAAGGCCGCGTCGACCAAGGCCGTCATCGAGGACGAGTACCTCACCCCGGCCGGTGACTTCTCCGGGTTCCAGGACCCGGCGAAGGGCAACGTGAAGGCCGCCGCGCAGATCGCCAAGGGCGCGGACGTCGTCTACCACGCCGCCGGTGCCTCCGGTAAGGGCGTTTTCGAGGCCGCGAAGTCGAACAACGCGCTCGCCATCGGCGTCGACTCCGACCAGTACAACCAGAAGACGGTCGAGGCGTCGAAGGACGTCATCATCACCTCGATGCTCAAGCGCGTCGACGTGGCGGTGTTCGACTACCTGCGCGCCCTGGCCAAGGGTGACCTGACGTCGCTGCCGAAGCGCTTCGACCTCAAGGTCGACGGCGTCGGCTACGCCACCTCCGGTGGCAAGATCGACGACATCAAGGACGTCCTCGACGGCTACAAGGCGCAGATCGTCTCCGGGGCGATCACCGTCTCGGACAAGCCGCAGAAGTAAGCTCCACCAGGTAGCAGGGCTCGGAAGGACGACCCTTCCGAGCCCTCACCTGTTTACCCAGAACTGGATGGCTTTTTGATGAGCGCTCCCCAGGCCGAGGTCACCGACGCCCCCGACCGGGGTGAACCGGCCGTGCAGCTGACCGGGATCACGAAGCGATTCCCCGGTGTCGTGGCCAACTCCGACGTCAACCTCACCGTCACCAAAGGCGAGGTGCACGCCGTCTGCGGCGAGAACGGCGCGGGCAAATCGACCCTGATGAAAATCCTCTACGGCATGCAACAGCCGGACGAGGGCGACATCGCGATCAACGGCGAACCGGTGAAACTGCGCAACCCGCAGGACGCCATCAAGGCCGGGATCGGGATGGTCCACCAGCACTTCATGCTCGCCGACAACCTCACCGTCGGGGAGAACGTCTTCCTCGGCGCGGAGAACCTGCACGGCATCGGCCGCGCCGCCAGGGCGAAACTGGCGGAACTCGCCGGCCGGGTCGGCCTGCACGCCCGCCCGGACGCGCTGCTGGAGGAACTCGGCGTCGCCGACCGCCAGCGCGTGGAGATCGTCAAGGTGCTCTACCGCGGCGCGCGGATCATCATCCTCGACGAGCCCACCGCGGTGCTCGTGCCGCAGGAGGTCGACGCGCTGTTCGAGACCGTCCGTGCCATGCAGAAGGACGGCTTCACCTTCCTCTTCATCTCGCACAAGCTCGACGAGGTGCGCGCGATCGCCGACACGGTCACCGTGATCCGCCGCGGCACCACGGTCGGCTCGGCCGATCCGAAGACGATCACCTCGCGCCAGCTGGCCGAGATGATGGTCGGCTCGGAGCTGCCCAGCCCGGAGACCCGCGAGTCCACCGTGACCGACCGGGACGTCCTGCGCCTGGACGACGTCTGCCTGAAGGTCGAGGGTTCCGAGCGGAACGTGCTCGACCACATCTCCTTCACCGTGCACGCGGGTGAGGTCCTCGGGATCGCCGGGGTCGAGGGCAACGGCCAGACCGAGCTCGTCGAGACGATCATGGGCATGCGCAAGGGCGGCGGCCGGATCGAACTGACCGAGGCCGACGGCGACGTCGTCGAACTCCACAAACTGGGGACGCTCGCCCGCCGCGAGGCCGGCATCGGCTACATCGCCGAAGACCGCACGCGGCACAGCCTGCTGCTCACGCAACCCTTGTGGGTCAACCGGATCCTCGGCTACCAGACCCGCAAGCCGGTCGCGAAAGGACAGTTGCTCGACATCGACGGCGCGCGGGAGGACACCCGCCGCATCGTCGAGGAGTACGACGTCCGCACGCCGGGTATCGACGTCCCCGCCGCCGCGCTTTCGGGTGGCAACCAGCAGAAGCTGATCGTCGGGCGCGAGCTTTCCGGTAACCCGGTCCTGCTGATCGCCTCACATCCGACCCGCGGTGTCGACGTCGGCGCGCAGGCGCTGATCTGGGAGCAGATCCGCCAGGCCCGAGCGGCCGGGCTGGCCGTGCTGTTGATTTCGGCCGACCTCGACGAGCTGATCGGGCTGTCGGACACCATCCAGGTCATGCTCCGCGGACGGCTGGTCGGCGAGGCCGACCCCGCGACCGTGACCCCGCAGCAACTGGGCTCCGCGATGACGGGTGCCTCCGAAGACTCCGAAGAAGGTGCATCGTGAGTTCCTGGCGTACGAGGCTGCTGCCGCCTCTGCTCGCGATCGTTTTCGCGGTCATCCTGACGGCCATCGCGCTGATCATCTCGGGCGCGGATCCGCTCCAGGCCTACGGCACGATGATCGGCCAGCTCTTCAAGGGCTCGACAGCCGTCGACACGGTGAACCTCGCGACGGTCTACTACCTGTCCGGGCTCGCGGTGGCCATCGGCTTCCAGATGAACCTCTTCAACATCGGTGTCGAGGGCCAGTACCGGTTCGCCGCCATCGTCACCGCCATCATCGGCGGGGCGCTGAAGCTGCCGCCGGTGATCCACGTGCTCGCGATCCTGGTCGTCGCGGTCTTGAGCGGCATGCTCTACGCGGCGATCCCCGCGGTGCTGAAGGTGACCCGAGGCGTTTCCGAGGTCATCTCGACGATCATGCTGAACGCGATCGTCGGCGGCATCGTGGCGTTCCTGGTCAACGCCGACCAGTTCGGCGTGCAGACCGGCAACAACATCGCCACCCGCGAGATCGCCGAAACCGGCCGGATCCCCGGTGTCCCGATCGGGTCGGGCGAACTGTTCGGCTTCGTGTTCATCGCGGCGCTGATCGGCGCGGCCTACTGGTTCATGCTCAACCGGACCCGGTTCGGGTTCGAGCTGAAGGCCTCCGGCGAATCGACGACGGCCGCCGCCGCGGGCGGGGTCAACGCCAAGAAGATGACGCTGATCGCGATGCTGCTTTCCGGTGGCGTCGCCGGTCTGATCGCGATGCCGGAACTGCTCGGCCGCGACTTCACCTACGGCATCACCTCGACCCAGATGTACGGCTTCACCGGCATCGCGGTCGCGCTGCTCGGCCGTAACCACCCGGCCGGGATCGCGCTGGGCGCGCTGCTGTGGGCGTTCCTCGACCGGTCCGCGGTGTCGCTCGAACAGATCAACGTGTCCAAAGAGATCGCCACGATCATGCAGGGCGTGATCGTGCTGTCGGTCGTCATCGCGTACGAGATCGTGCGCCGCGCGGACCTGGCCGCCGAACAGCGTCGCGTGGGTCGCGCGCTGGCGGGCAAGGGTTCCAGCGTGTCCGAGGGAGGTGCGGTGTGACCACCGCGGATGTACTTTCGCCCAACTCGGGCGGGACCACCATGCCGGTGAAACCGCCGAAGCGGCGTATCCCCGGCTGGGCCAAGGGCGCCATCTGGGGTTTGCTGGCGGTCGGGGTGCTCGCGATCGCGTCGTACGCCACCGGCGTCAACACGCTGACCTCGACCAACACCGCGCACACCGCGTTGCGGCTGGCGCTGCCGATCCTGCTGTGCGCGCTCGGCGGGCTGTGGGCCGAACGCGCGGGCGTGATCAACATCGGCCTCGAAGGCATGATGATCCTCGGCACCTGGGGCGCCGCGTGGGGCGCGTACCACGGCGGGGTCTGGGCCGGGCTGATCTCGGCGGTCGTGTTCGGCGCGCTCGGCGGTCTGCTGCACGCCGTCGCGACGGTGACCTTCAACGTCAACCACATCGTCTCCGGTGTGGCGATCAACCTGCTCGGTCTCGGGGTCGCGAAGTACCTCGCGAACCTGATCTTCACCCCGCTTTCGGGGAACCCGCGCCAGTCGCCGCCGGTGCCGAAGTTCGACACCTATTCGGCGACGTTCCTCTCGGACTGGTTGTCGGATCTGGAAAAGATGCAGCGCGTCTTCATCTCCGACCTCGCCGGGATCCTCAACGGCCTGGTCACCGAGGTCGCGCCGCTGACGATGATCGCGATCGCGCTGGTCCCGATCAGCTACCTCGTGCTGTGGCGCACGCGGTTCGGCCTGCGGCTGCGGTCCTGCGGGGAGAACCCGGTCGCGGCCGAGTCGCTCGGCGTGAACGTCTACCTGCACAAGTACGTCGCCATGATCATCTCCGGCGGGCTCGCCGGGATGGGTGGCGCGTCGCTCGTGCTGCTCGCGGGCGGGGCGGACTACCTGGAGAACCAGACCAACAACCGCGGGTACATCGGCCTCGCGGCGATGATCTTCGGCAACTGGCGGCCGGGTGGCCTGCTCGGCGGCGCGGCGCTGTTCGGGTACGCCGACGGTCTCCAGCTCGCCGGTGGCGGCACGGCGGTGCTCGCGCTGCTCTACGGCGCGGTGATCCTGCTGGCCGTGATCGTGGCCGTGCAGCTGTTCCGCCGTCAGTGGATCGCCGCCGCGCTCGGTGTCGTCGGCGCGGGCGCGCTGTACGCGATCTACTGGACCAACGACGACCTGCCCAGCGACCTCATCCCGTACACGGCGCACTTCGTGACGCTGATCGTGCTGGCGGTGGCTTCGCAGCGGCTGCGGCCGCCCAAGGCGGACGGCGCGCTGTACCGACGAGGTGAGGACTGACATGGCGGAGTACGACTGGGAAGCCCTGCGGGCTCAAGCCGTCGAAGCGGCGAAGTCGGCGTACGCGCCGTACTCGGGCCTGCACGTCGGTGTCGCGGGTGTGGTGGACGACGGCCGGATCGTCGTCGGCTGCAACGTCGAGAACGCTTCGTACGGCTTGGGAATGTGTGCGGAATGCACGATGGCGGGGCAGCTGCGGCTGACCGGCGGCGGCAAGCTCGTCGCCGTCGCCTGCCGCAGTGGCTCCGGCGATCTGCTGATGCCGTGCGGACGTTGCCGTCAGATCCTGTTCGAGCACGGCGGCGCGGAGTGCCTTGTGGACACTCCCAGCGGCATCCTGCCGATGTCGTCGGTGCTGCCGGACGCCTTCGGGCCGGACGACCTGCCATGAGCGCGTTCGCCGCCGTCGACGTCATCCGCGCGAAGCGGGACGGTGGACGGCTCACCGACGAGCAGATCGACTGGACCATCGACGCGTACACGCGCGGAGACATCGCCGAGGAACAGATGGCCGCGCTCGCGATGGCCATCTTCCTGCGGGGGATGGACTCCGGGGAGATCGCGCGGTGGACCGGCGCGATGATCGAATCGGGGGAGCGGCTGGACCTGAAGGTCAGCCGTCCGACGATCGACAAGCATTCGACCGGCGGGGTCGGCGACAAGATCACGCTGCCGCTGGCACCGCTCGTCGCGGCTTGTGGCGCGGCCGTGCCGCAGCTGTCCGGACGCGGGCTCGGGCACACGGGCGGGACGCTCGACAAACTGGAGTCGATCCCCGGCTGGCGTGCCGCGCTGTCGACGTCGGAGATCATCCGGCAGCTGGACGAGGTCGGCGCGGTGGTGTGCGCGGCGACGTCGGGGCTGGCTCCGGCGGACAAGAAGCTGTACGCGCTGCGGGACGTGACGTCGACGGTGGAGTCGATCCCGCTGATCGCGAGCTCGATCATGAGCAAGAAGATCGCCGAGGGCTCGGCCGGGCTCGTTCTCGACGTGAAGACCGGTTCGGGCGCGTTCATGAAGACGCTGCCGCAGGCGCGGGAACTCGCGCGGACCCTGGTGGAGATCGGGACCGCGCACGGTGTCGCGACGACGGCGCTGATCACGGACATGAACGTGCCGTTGGGGCATGCAGTCGGCAACGCGATCGAGATCGCGGAGTCGGTCGAGGTGCTGCGCGGCGGTGGCCCGGCGGACGTCGTCGAGCTGACCGTGGCTTTGGCGCGGGAGATGCTGGCGCTGGCCGGGCTGTCCGATGTGGACCCGGCCGCGGTGCTCGCGTCGGGTCAGGCCTACGAGACGTGGTGCCGGATGATCGCCGCTCAGGGCGGGGATCCGGAGGCCGCTCTGCCGCGGCCCAAGCATGTCCACATCGTCCCGGTGCCGTCGTCTGGTGTCTTGGCTTCGCTGGACGCGTATTCGGTCGGGGTCGCCGCTTGGCGGCTCGGGGCCGGGCGGGCGCGCAAGGAGGATCCGGTGCAGGCCGCGGCCGGCGTGCTGTGCCTGGCGAAGCCGGGCGACAAGGTGACGGCCGGGCAGCCGCTGCTGGAGCTGCACACCGACACTCCGGACGCCGTTCCTTCGGCTCTCGCTGCGCTCGAAGGCGCCTACGCCGTTGGCTCCTCGGCGCCGGACTCCGCTCCGCTCGTCCTGGAGACCGTGCGCGCCTAATCGACTTTCGCGGGCTAATCGCGATCTGTGGCGGCGCGGGACCCCTGGGTTGCGGCCTCGCGTCCTGAAGGCCCCCTTTGAGACGTTCAACGTCTCAAAGGGGGCCTTCAGGACGTCCGGCGCCGGCGGAGCGGAGGGGCGGAGAAGCGTGAAGGCCCCCTTCCCGAGGCGGAGCCGGGGAAGGGGGCCTTCACGCGTCAAGCGAGATCAGTCGGTGGTCTCGTCGGTGCCGTCGGCCTTCGCCTTGGCGTCGGCCGCCTTGGGGGCACGGCCGTTGCGCGAGCTGCGACGCGGCTGACGCGGGGCGGGCGGCGGCGGGGCGATCTGCTGCACGGCCGGGCCACCGCCGAGCATCAGCTCCGCGAAGGTCGCCATGGCCTCGTCCAGCTGGCCGCCGATGCGGCGGACGGACTCGTCGTTGCTCTTGCGCACCAGCGTGTCGACCGAGTCGGTGTCCGGCTGCTTCTGCAGCGTGCTCTCGACCTTCGACAGGCCGCTGCGGATCGAGCCGTCGAGGTCGCCGAGGCGTCCGGTGAAGCCGTCCTCGACCTTGTCGAGCCGCTCGGCCAGGTCGTCGAGGCGCGAGGTGACCTTCTCGAGGCGGTCGCCGAGGCCGTCGAGGCGCTCCGAGGCGTCGATCATCTCGCCGGTCTCGGTCAGCGCGGTCTTCAGCGCTTCGGTGTTCGCGGTGAGGCTGTCCTTGGTGGCCTTGTCGAGGTTCTCGACGCGGGTGCGCAGCTCGCGGTCGACGGTGTCGACGCGGTCGCGCAGGGCCGACTCGGCCTGCTCGACGCGCTCGCGCACCGGGCCGATCACCGACTGCGGCAGCGAGTCGGTCTTCACGTCCTGCTTGTCGAGGTGCGCGCCGAGCTCGTCGAGACGGCGGTGGATGTTCTGGAGCTTGTCCTCGAGCCCGTCCATCCGGCCCCCGACGCCTTCGAGGCGCGCGGCCATGCCGTCGAGGCGGCCGTCGAGCTGGGCGAACGGCTTGGCCAGCTTGTCGACGATGCTTTCGACGGCGCGGGTCAGCGCGGCGATCGCGGTGTCCTGCGCTTCGAGCCGCGACATGGTCTCGTCGAGACGCTCGGCGAGCACGCTGGTCTCGGTGCGGTCGGGCATCTCCGAGAGGCGCTTGCGGACCGCGCCGAGCGAGTCGACCGGCGCCAGACGTGCGTAGATGTCGTCGAGCGCGTCGAAGATCTGCTGCTGTTCGCTCTCACGCACTTCGGCCGCGCGCACCAGCATGTTGCGCATCCGGTCGAAGGACGGGGCTGCAATGTGGTTGTCAGTGGTCACTGCGGTGTCCTTCGTGGGCGGGGAAATGGGAGGGACGTGCCGTGAAGCTTATCCATTGCGAAATTGCTGTGCGTATGGCCCCCGTGTATCGGACAATGCCGAGCTCTGCCCTGATGGCCGATTCAGCTCGTGATCCACAAAGCTGAGGGTTAAGTCAAGCGCGAGACTTACCGCCATGTAGGGGAATGACAGCCTGGTTACCGTTACGTATGTCCTCTGAAAGCAGCAGTTCCCGCATCCCGGAGGCGGTACTGGCCCGCGCTCCCAAGGTCCTCCTGCACGACCATCTGGACGGCGGCCTCCGTCCGGCCACGGTCGCCGAACTCGCCGAACGGACCGGGTACCAGGCCTTGCCTGCCAGCGATCCCGTCGAGCTCGGGCGATGGTTCCGCGACGCCGCCGATTCCGGCTCCCTCGTCTCGTACCTTGAGACGTTCGCGCATACCTGTGGCGTGATGCAGACCGAGGAAGCGCTGGTCAGAGTGGCCGCCGAGGCGGTGGAAGACCTCGCGGCCGACGGCGTCGTCTACGCCGAGGTGCGGTACGCGCCCGAACTCTTCGTCGAACGCGGACTGTCACTCGATGCGGTGGTCGAGGCTGTTCAGGCCGGGTTCGAGGAAGGTGAACGGAGAGTGGCGGCGGCGGGCGGCCGGATCCGCGTCGGGACGTTGCTCTGCGCGATGCGCCAGCACGCCAGGGCGCTCGAGATCGCCGGTCTCGCCGTCCGCTACCGCGACGCCGGCGTGGTCGGGTTCGACATCGCCGGACCGGAAGACGGATTTCCGCCTACCAGAAATCTCGACGCATTCGAGTTTCTGCGGACGAATAATGCGCATTTCACGATTCATGCCGGTGAGGCGTTCGGGCTCGCGTCGATTTGGGAGGCGATTCAGCATTGCGGCGCGGAGCGGCTCGGCCACGGTGTGCGCATCGTCGACGACATCAAGACCGACAGTGACGGCACGGTCCATTTGGGACGGTTGGCCGCCTACGTCCGCGACCGCCGGATCCCGCTGGAGATCTGCCCCACGTCCAATGTCCAGACGGGAGCGGCGCGCTCGATCGGCGAACATCCCATCGGCCTGCTCGCCAGGCTGCGGTTCCGGGTCACCGTCAACACCGACAACCGGCTGATGAGCGGCTGCTCCATGACCAGCGAATTCGCCGCCCTTGCCGAGGCGTTCGGCTTCGGCCTGGCCGATCTCGAGTGGTTCACCATCAATGCGATGAAATCCGCGTTCCTCGATTTCGACCAGCGGCTCGACATCATCAACACGGTGATCAAGCCCGGATACGCCGCCTTGCGTTAGTTAGCACCGGCAACTATCGTTCACTATGTAGGAGTTCAATCCCAAATAGTGAAACGGTGGCGAAGATGGCGCAGGTCGCGAACGTGGGGATCGGCGGCAAACGGCGCTGGCTCATCCTCGCGCTCGGCCTCGCCGCGCAGACCGCGAGCTGTTCGTTCCTCTACGGGATCCCGTTCCTGGTGCCGTCCATGCAGCGTGCGGAGGGTCTCACGCTCGCCGAGGCGGGAACGGTGGTCGCGGCGCCGAGTCTTGGCCTGTTGTTCACCTTGATCCTGTGGGGTGCGGCCGCGGACCGTTACGGAGAGCGTTTGGTAATGGCCCTCGGACTCGGCGTCTCGGGGTTACTCCTCGTGTACGCGACCGTCGGTGATCACTCGCTCGGGACTCTCTTTGGAGTGTTCCTGCTCGCCGGCGCGAGCACCGCGTCAGTGAACGCCGCGAGCGGCCGGGCCGTCCTCGGCTGGTTCGGCCCGGCCGAACGCGGCCTCGCGATGGGCATCCGCCAGATGGCCCAGCCGCTCGGGGTGGGGGTCGCCGCCTTCGGCCTCCCGCCGCTCGCGGACCGCTGGGGTTTCCAGGTCTCGCTGATGCTGCCCGCGCTGGCCGCGATCGTCGTCGCGCTCCTGGTCGCCTGGCTCCTGGTCGACCCGCCGCGCCCGGAGTCCGAAGCGGGCAAGGAGGAGAAGCCGCCGTCGCCGTACCGGAAGCCTGCTCTTTGGCGGGTCCACGGCGCGAGCGCGCTGCTCGTCGTCCCGCAGTTCACCGTTTCCGCGTTCACCCCCGTGTACCTGGTGACCATGCACCACTGGACGGCCGCGTCGGCAGGCTGGTTCGTCGGCGCCGTCCAGATCCTCGGCGCGCTGGGCAGGCTGGTGTCGGGCTACTGGTCCGACCGCGTCGGCAGCAGGCTGCGGCCGATGCGGCAGCTGGCGATCTCGAGCGCCGGGGCGATGCTGCTGGTCGCGCTGGGGGACGCGACGTGGCCATGGCTGGTGCTGCTCGCGCTGGTCCTGGCCGCGGTGATCACCGTGTCCGACAACGGGCTCGGATTCACCGCGTCGGCGGAGATGGCCGGTCTAGCGTGGGCGGGGCGGGCGATGGGCACGCAGAACACCGGCCAGAACATCGCCGCCGCGCTGACCCCGCCGATGCTGGGCCTGGTGATCGGTGATTCGCGGTACGCGCTGGCCTTCTGCGTGGCCGCGGTCTTCCCGGCGCTGGCCGTGGCCCTGGTACCCGTCAAAGACGAAAAGACCGCGCGCCCCACCAAGTGACCGGACGTGCCCTGCAAGGTGACCGGCGGACTGTCTCTCGGAAGCGCGCCAGCGCGACGAGAGACTTCACCTCGCGCGCCCTCTTTCGGGCCGAAGGCCCACGAAAAGCGCGATGAAGGGGCGCCTCCCCGCCCAACGTGACGTTGAACGGGAACCGCCCCTTCATCGCGCTTTTCGTCAGCGCGCGAGCTACAACACCGTGAGCCGGTTCTCGAAGGTCTCGACGAGCTTGCGCCACTCGGACTGCTCGGCGTCGAACGGAGCGCTCGGCTCGAGACGCGAGGGGTCCGGCCGCAGCACGAACGACACCAGCCAGCCGAGGCTTTCGTTGGCGGCCAGCGCGGTTTCGACGCTGTCGTCGTCGGCCCAGTCGGCGGCGTCGGTGATCAGCTCGACGGCCAGCTCCAGCTGGATCGGATCGATCGACTCCGGCCCTTCGGCGATGTCGTCGGCGATGCCGTT
This window encodes:
- a CDS encoding BMP family lipoprotein yields the protein MRGTALAAAAMAGALVLAGCAKDSGAGNNNNASTGDQSASCVTAPKPPAAAAATTSSAQAGEKVDGSKLKVALAFDVGGRGDASFNDSAAAGTDKAKTELGVTAVTESTAAATEDEAAKSQRLDQLASQGFSPVIAVGFAYAKAVGAIAPKYPNTQFAIVDDDSVKAPNVTPLVFAEEQGSFLAGVAAAYKSKKCHVGFVGGVNTPLIQKFEAGFLQGVKAASTKAVIEDEYLTPAGDFSGFQDPAKGNVKAAAQIAKGADVVYHAAGASGKGVFEAAKSNNALAIGVDSDQYNQKTVEASKDVIITSMLKRVDVAVFDYLRALAKGDLTSLPKRFDLKVDGVGYATSGGKIDDIKDVLDGYKAQIVSGAITVSDKPQK
- a CDS encoding ABC transporter ATP-binding protein; translation: MSAPQAEVTDAPDRGEPAVQLTGITKRFPGVVANSDVNLTVTKGEVHAVCGENGAGKSTLMKILYGMQQPDEGDIAINGEPVKLRNPQDAIKAGIGMVHQHFMLADNLTVGENVFLGAENLHGIGRAARAKLAELAGRVGLHARPDALLEELGVADRQRVEIVKVLYRGARIIILDEPTAVLVPQEVDALFETVRAMQKDGFTFLFISHKLDEVRAIADTVTVIRRGTTVGSADPKTITSRQLAEMMVGSELPSPETRESTVTDRDVLRLDDVCLKVEGSERNVLDHISFTVHAGEVLGIAGVEGNGQTELVETIMGMRKGGGRIELTEADGDVVELHKLGTLARREAGIGYIAEDRTRHSLLLTQPLWVNRILGYQTRKPVAKGQLLDIDGAREDTRRIVEEYDVRTPGIDVPAAALSGGNQQKLIVGRELSGNPVLLIASHPTRGVDVGAQALIWEQIRQARAAGLAVLLISADLDELIGLSDTIQVMLRGRLVGEADPATVTPQQLGSAMTGASEDSEEGAS
- a CDS encoding ABC transporter permease, with product MSSWRTRLLPPLLAIVFAVILTAIALIISGADPLQAYGTMIGQLFKGSTAVDTVNLATVYYLSGLAVAIGFQMNLFNIGVEGQYRFAAIVTAIIGGALKLPPVIHVLAILVVAVLSGMLYAAIPAVLKVTRGVSEVISTIMLNAIVGGIVAFLVNADQFGVQTGNNIATREIAETGRIPGVPIGSGELFGFVFIAALIGAAYWFMLNRTRFGFELKASGESTTAAAAGGVNAKKMTLIAMLLSGGVAGLIAMPELLGRDFTYGITSTQMYGFTGIAVALLGRNHPAGIALGALLWAFLDRSAVSLEQINVSKEIATIMQGVIVLSVVIAYEIVRRADLAAEQRRVGRALAGKGSSVSEGGAV
- a CDS encoding ABC transporter permease produces the protein MPVKPPKRRIPGWAKGAIWGLLAVGVLAIASYATGVNTLTSTNTAHTALRLALPILLCALGGLWAERAGVINIGLEGMMILGTWGAAWGAYHGGVWAGLISAVVFGALGGLLHAVATVTFNVNHIVSGVAINLLGLGVAKYLANLIFTPLSGNPRQSPPVPKFDTYSATFLSDWLSDLEKMQRVFISDLAGILNGLVTEVAPLTMIAIALVPISYLVLWRTRFGLRLRSCGENPVAAESLGVNVYLHKYVAMIISGGLAGMGGASLVLLAGGADYLENQTNNRGYIGLAAMIFGNWRPGGLLGGAALFGYADGLQLAGGGTAVLALLYGAVILLAVIVAVQLFRRQWIAAALGVVGAGALYAIYWTNDDLPSDLIPYTAHFVTLIVLAVASQRLRPPKADGALYRRGED
- a CDS encoding cytidine deaminase; the encoded protein is MAEYDWEALRAQAVEAAKSAYAPYSGLHVGVAGVVDDGRIVVGCNVENASYGLGMCAECTMAGQLRLTGGGKLVAVACRSGSGDLLMPCGRCRQILFEHGGAECLVDTPSGILPMSSVLPDAFGPDDLP